The following are encoded together in the Bradyrhizobium genosp. L genome:
- the hpnC gene encoding squalene synthase HpnC, protein MTTASDLRSGKTHRDENFPVASWIIHPQHRGLILAFYNFVRTADDIADHATLPAEEKLRYLDLMEAELLGNGDTQKEAVTLRRAFAERGMPPRHALDVLVAFRMDVTKLRYETWDDVIDYCRYSAMPVGRFMLDVHGEDISTWAASDALCAGLQINNHLQDCGKDFRNLNRVYLPRDALAASGATVEMLGEAKSPPALLKCLQALAVRTETLLEDSRSLAAEVKDFRLGLEISVIQAFADKIVGLLKVRDPLSERVHLSPVELLLQSLGGVAGETARRAVGRRAAAKTAAGA, encoded by the coding sequence ATGACCACCGCGAGCGACCTGCGATCCGGCAAGACCCACCGCGACGAGAATTTCCCGGTCGCGTCGTGGATCATTCATCCGCAGCATCGCGGCCTGATCCTGGCCTTCTATAATTTCGTCCGCACCGCCGACGACATCGCCGACCACGCCACCCTGCCGGCGGAGGAGAAGCTGCGCTATCTCGACCTCATGGAGGCTGAGTTGCTCGGCAACGGCGACACCCAGAAAGAGGCCGTCACGCTGCGCCGCGCCTTCGCCGAGCGCGGAATGCCGCCGCGGCATGCGCTCGACGTGCTGGTCGCGTTCCGCATGGATGTCACCAAGCTGCGCTACGAGACCTGGGACGACGTGATCGACTATTGCCGGTATTCGGCGATGCCGGTCGGCCGCTTCATGCTCGACGTGCATGGCGAGGATATCTCGACCTGGGCCGCCTCGGACGCGTTGTGCGCCGGGCTGCAGATCAACAACCATCTGCAGGATTGCGGCAAGGATTTTCGTAATCTGAACCGCGTCTACCTGCCGCGCGATGCGCTGGCCGCGTCCGGCGCGACGGTCGAGATGCTCGGCGAGGCGAAGTCGCCACCGGCCCTGCTCAAATGCCTGCAGGCGCTCGCGGTGCGCACCGAGACGCTGCTCGAGGACAGCAGGTCGCTCGCCGCCGAGGTGAAGGATTTCAGGCTCGGCCTCGAGATCTCGGTGATCCAGGCCTTTGCCGACAAGATCGTCGGCCTGCTGAAGGTGCGCGATCCGCTCAGCGAGCGCGTCCATTTGAGCCCGGTCGAACTGCTGCTGCAGAGCCTCGGTGGCGTCGCCGGCGAGACCGCCCGCCGCGCCGTCGGGCGCCGCGCGGCGGCCAAGACGGCGGCCGGCGCATGA
- the hpnD gene encoding presqualene diphosphate synthase HpnD yields the protein MSVEAAANAADYNSTASGSSFYAAMRILPRAQRDAMFQIYSFCRQVDDIADSDGPRPERLAALQRWRDDIDALYAGHPPDRLRDTAASVKTFNLKREDFLAIVDGMEMDVPQDIRAPDLATLDLYCDRVASAVGRLSVRVFGLPEEDGIQLAHHLGRALQLTNILRDIDEDAGLGRLYLPREWLWHAGITNNDPARVTADRNLPKVCAPLAERAKMHFQKSDEIMKRNSRRAVRAPRIMSKYYRAILDLLIARGFAAPRTPVRVSKAAKIGILLRYAII from the coding sequence ATGAGCGTCGAGGCGGCGGCCAACGCAGCGGATTACAACAGCACCGCGTCCGGCAGCTCGTTCTATGCCGCGATGCGCATCCTGCCGCGCGCGCAGCGCGACGCCATGTTCCAGATCTACAGCTTCTGCCGGCAGGTCGACGACATCGCCGATTCCGACGGCCCGCGCCCGGAGCGGCTGGCCGCGTTGCAGCGATGGCGTGACGACATCGACGCGCTCTATGCCGGCCATCCGCCCGACAGGCTGAGGGACACCGCCGCCTCGGTGAAGACGTTCAACCTGAAGCGCGAGGATTTCCTCGCCATCGTCGACGGCATGGAGATGGACGTGCCGCAGGACATCCGTGCGCCCGACCTCGCCACGCTCGACCTCTATTGCGACCGGGTCGCGAGCGCGGTGGGCCGGCTGTCGGTGCGGGTGTTCGGCCTGCCCGAGGAGGATGGCATCCAGCTCGCCCATCACCTCGGCCGCGCGCTGCAACTCACCAACATCCTGCGCGACATCGACGAGGATGCCGGCCTCGGCCGGCTCTATCTGCCGCGCGAATGGCTCTGGCACGCCGGCATCACCAACAATGATCCGGCCCGCGTGACGGCTGACCGCAATCTTCCGAAAGTGTGTGCGCCGCTCGCCGAGCGCGCCAAGATGCATTTCCAGAAGTCCGACGAGATCATGAAACGCAATTCGCGTCGCGCCGTGCGCGCGCCGCGGATCATGTCGAAATACTACCGCGCGATCCTCGACCTGTTGATTGCACGCGGCTTCGCCGCACCGCGCACACCGGTGCGTGTCTCCAAGGCCGCCAAGATCGGCATCCTGCTTCGTTACGCGATCATCTGA
- the hpnE gene encoding hydroxysqualene dehydroxylase HpnE, with amino-acid sequence MQNTVHIIGAGISGLSAAVRLANGGTMVAVHEATQQAGGRCRSYFDAATNLTIDNGNHLLLSGNRHALSYARSIGTEAGLVGPASAQFPFVDLRTGQRWQLDLGSSRLPLWVFDEARRVPDTSLRDYLALAPLAWAGTDKLVGNTIPCKGTLYDRLVQPLLLAALNVDPPEGSAGLAGAIVRETLLAGGQACRPLIARDGLSSVLIEPAVKQLQERGHSVQFGHELRAFAMAGDRVGELDFGGGDTIALADGDAVVLAVPPRAAASLLPGLKTPSKFRAIVNAHFRIDPPRDAAPILGVVGGLVEWLFAFPQRLSVTISNGDRLVDMPREELAQAIWRDVCKAAGVSGELPPWQIVRERRATFEATPEQNSLRPGPETSQKNLFLAGDWTATGLPATIEGSVRSGDRAADLVLARR; translated from the coding sequence ATGCAAAACACCGTTCATATCATCGGCGCCGGTATTTCCGGCCTCTCGGCCGCCGTGCGGCTCGCCAACGGCGGCACCATGGTCGCCGTCCACGAGGCGACGCAACAGGCCGGCGGCCGCTGCCGATCCTATTTCGACGCCGCCACTAACCTCACCATCGACAATGGCAACCATCTCCTGCTGTCGGGCAACCGTCACGCGCTGAGCTATGCGCGTTCGATCGGCACCGAGGCCGGGCTGGTCGGACCGGCCAGCGCGCAGTTTCCGTTCGTCGATCTCAGGACCGGCCAGCGCTGGCAGCTCGACCTCGGCTCGAGCCGCCTGCCGCTCTGGGTGTTCGACGAAGCGCGCCGCGTCCCCGACACCAGCTTGCGCGACTATCTCGCGCTGGCGCCGCTGGCCTGGGCCGGCACCGACAAGCTGGTCGGCAACACCATTCCCTGCAAGGGCACGCTGTATGACCGCCTGGTGCAGCCGCTGCTGCTCGCCGCCCTCAACGTCGATCCGCCGGAAGGCTCGGCCGGGCTCGCCGGCGCCATCGTGCGCGAGACGCTGCTGGCGGGCGGGCAGGCCTGCCGTCCGCTGATTGCGCGCGACGGCCTGAGCTCGGTGCTGATCGAGCCCGCCGTGAAGCAGTTGCAGGAGCGCGGCCACAGCGTCCAGTTCGGCCATGAGCTGCGCGCCTTCGCGATGGCGGGCGATCGCGTCGGTGAGCTCGATTTCGGCGGCGGGGACACGATCGCGCTGGCCGATGGCGATGCCGTCGTGCTCGCGGTGCCGCCGCGCGCAGCGGCGTCGCTGCTGCCGGGCCTGAAAACGCCGTCCAAGTTCCGCGCCATCGTGAATGCGCATTTCCGCATCGATCCGCCGCGGGACGCCGCGCCGATCCTCGGCGTCGTCGGCGGCCTCGTGGAATGGCTGTTCGCGTTCCCGCAGCGGCTGTCGGTGACGATCTCGAATGGCGATCGCCTGGTCGACATGCCGCGCGAGGAGCTGGCGCAAGCGATCTGGCGCGACGTCTGCAAGGCCGCGGGCGTTTCCGGCGAGCTGCCGCCCTGGCAGATCGTGCGCGAGCGCCGTGCCACATTTGAGGCCACGCCGGAGCAGAACTCCTTACGTCCGGGGCCTGAAACGAGCCAAAAAAACCTGTTTCTCGCCGGCGACTGGACTGCTACCGGGTTGCCGGCAACCATCGAGGGATCGGTGCGGTCGGGTGATCGCGCCGCCGATCTGGTTCTCGCCAGACGCTAG
- the shc gene encoding squalene--hopene cyclase has protein sequence MLSSDHSVAADPVAPVDPVALQTSISRATEALLGYRQADGHWVFELEADSTIPAEYVLLRHYLAEPVDAALEAKIATYLRRVQGAHGGWPLVHDGPFDMSASVKSYFALKMIGDSVGAPHMVKAREAIRARGGASGSNVFTRFLLALYGVVTWRATPVLPIEIMLLPMWSPFHINKISYWARTTMVPLMVLAALKPQAKNPKGVGIDELFLEDPKTIRMAPKAPHQSASWFYLFRSLDAVLRVIEPMFPKRLRQRAIDAALAFTEERLNGEDGMGAIYPPMANIVMMYEALGKDENYPPRATTRRGLDKLLVIGEHEAYCQPCVSPVWDTALTCHALEEVGGDSFARAKEGLDWLKPRQVLELKGDWAVKAPDVRPGGWAFQYNNDHYPDLDDTAVVVMAMDRARRQTGTKEYDAAIARGVEWIEGLQSRDGGWAAFDANNLEYYLNNIPFSDHGALLDPPTEDVTARCISMLGQLGETADSSKAMADGIAYLRRTQLAEGSWYGRWGLNYVYGTWSVLSALNVSGIGRNDPMIRRAADWLLSIQNQDGGWGEDAVSYRLDYKGYETAPSTSSQTAWALLGLMAAGEVENPAVARGVEYLKATQTEKGLWDEQRYTATGFPRVFYLRYHGYSKFFPLWALARYRNLRSTNSRVVGVGM, from the coding sequence ATGCTTTCGAGCGATCACAGCGTCGCAGCCGACCCCGTCGCGCCAGTCGACCCCGTCGCGCTGCAGACCAGCATCTCCAGGGCGACCGAGGCGCTGCTCGGCTATCGCCAGGCCGATGGCCATTGGGTGTTCGAACTCGAGGCCGACAGCACCATTCCGGCCGAATATGTCCTGCTGCGCCACTATCTCGCCGAGCCGGTCGATGCCGCGCTCGAAGCCAAGATCGCCACCTATCTGCGCCGCGTCCAGGGCGCGCATGGCGGCTGGCCGCTGGTCCATGACGGCCCGTTCGACATGAGCGCCAGCGTGAAGTCGTATTTCGCACTGAAGATGATCGGCGATTCCGTCGGTGCGCCGCACATGGTCAAGGCGCGCGAGGCGATCCGCGCGCGCGGCGGCGCCTCGGGCAGCAACGTCTTCACGCGCTTCCTGCTCGCGCTCTACGGCGTCGTGACCTGGCGCGCCACGCCGGTCTTGCCGATCGAGATCATGCTGCTGCCGATGTGGTCGCCGTTCCACATCAACAAGATCTCCTACTGGGCGCGCACCACGATGGTGCCGCTGATGGTTTTGGCCGCGCTGAAGCCGCAGGCGAAGAACCCGAAGGGCGTCGGCATCGACGAATTGTTCCTGGAGGATCCGAAGACGATCCGCATGGCGCCGAAGGCGCCGCATCAGAGCGCGAGCTGGTTCTATCTGTTCCGTTCGCTCGACGCCGTGCTGCGCGTGATCGAGCCGATGTTCCCGAAGCGCCTGCGCCAGCGCGCGATCGACGCCGCGCTCGCCTTCACCGAGGAGCGGCTGAACGGCGAAGACGGCATGGGCGCGATCTATCCGCCGATGGCCAACATCGTGATGATGTACGAGGCGCTCGGCAAGGACGAGAATTATCCGCCGCGCGCCACCACACGGCGCGGCCTCGACAAGCTGCTGGTGATCGGCGAGCACGAGGCCTATTGCCAGCCCTGCGTCTCGCCGGTGTGGGACACCGCGCTGACTTGCCACGCGCTGGAGGAGGTCGGCGGCGACAGCTTTGCCAGGGCGAAGGAAGGGCTCGACTGGCTGAAGCCGCGCCAGGTGCTCGAGCTGAAGGGCGACTGGGCGGTCAAGGCGCCGGACGTTCGCCCCGGCGGCTGGGCGTTCCAGTACAATAACGACCACTATCCCGATCTCGACGATACCGCCGTGGTCGTCATGGCGATGGACCGCGCGCGGCGCCAGACCGGAACCAAGGAATATGACGCTGCGATCGCACGCGGTGTCGAATGGATCGAGGGGTTGCAGAGCCGCGACGGCGGCTGGGCTGCGTTCGACGCCAACAACCTCGAATACTACCTCAACAACATCCCGTTCTCCGATCACGGCGCGCTGCTCGACCCGCCGACCGAGGATGTCACCGCGCGCTGCATCTCGATGCTGGGCCAGCTCGGCGAGACCGCTGATAGCAGCAAGGCGATGGCCGACGGTATCGCCTATCTGCGCCGCACCCAGCTCGCCGAGGGATCCTGGTACGGCCGCTGGGGCCTGAACTACGTCTACGGCACCTGGTCGGTGCTATCCGCGCTCAATGTCTCAGGCATCGGCCGCAACGACCCGATGATTCGAAGGGCGGCCGACTGGCTGCTGTCGATCCAGAATCAGGACGGCGGCTGGGGCGAGGACGCCGTCAGCTATCGCCTGGACTACAAGGGTTACGAGACGGCACCATCCACATCCTCGCAAACGGCATGGGCCTTGCTTGGCTTGATGGCGGCCGGAGAGGTCGAAAATCCCGCAGTTGCCCGGGGGGTGGAGTACCTAAAGGCAACACAGACGGAAAAAGGGCTGTGGGACGAGCAGCGATACACGGCTACGGGGTTTCCGCGGGTGTTTTACTTGCGATATCATGGCTACTCGAAGTTCTTTCCGCTCTGGGCGCTGGCGCGGTATCGGAATTTGAGAAGCACCAATAGCAGGGTGGTAGGGGTCGGGATGTGA